CTACCGGTTAGCGCTGCTGAAGGCGAATTGCAAAAATTTTGATCGGCACCGGCATTGGCCTGCGCTACTACAGAAATATTCACATCATCGGTTGAAGTGGCACAAGAAGGTGACGTACTCACCGTCCATCGCATGGTGTAAGTGCCCTGTGTAAGATTTGAAACATTTGTATTGGTGGTAAGTGCACTGCTGATGGTAGGTGTAGTAGTACCTGTAGGGCCAGATAAGGCCTGCCAATATCCAGTACCCGAGGTAGGTGCAACGGCTGATAATGCTGCCAGGGTTGCGGTGGTTGCATTGCACAGTGACACATCTGCCCCTGCATCAGCAACCGATGGTGGTTGTGCAATGCGCAATACCACTACATCTGCACTGGTAGCACAAATTCCACTGGTAATCCGGTATTCAAATTCATAGATACCACTGGCAAGATTCCCCATGTCGCAGGTAGTAGCGGTTGCATTATTAAGCGTTGCAAGATTGGGCCCAGACAGTTGTGCCCATTGGGCTGTAGCACCCGTGGGGGCTGCAGGGCTACCGGTGAGTGTAACCGAACCTGGCAAAGTAGGCAAACACAAATCCTGATCGGCTCCAGCAGCTGCAGTATACGGCGTTGAATTGATGGTAACCACCAGGGTATCGGCCAAAGGAGCACAGCCAGCGGTTGATAATTGGTATTCGAACAAATAGGTACCAGGACCGCCGGTAAAATTAGCTTGGGTATTGCGGCTGGCTGCATTCACCACACTACTGCCTGCTGTAAGCGGTGTCCAGGTAATAGTTGCACCAGCGGCATCATTGCCACTGATAGTAGTACTGGTGGCACTGGTTGCCAAACAAACATTGGTGCCAGCATCGGGCAGCGGTGGAGCTGATGCTGCGGTGGTAACAAGCGTTTGAGCACTGTTTACACTGCCACAAGTGTTACTCACTGTCCACGTGAACGTATAGGAGGTATTAGACAACAAACCAGCAGCGATTGCATTGGGTGTATTGGCATTGGGCAAAAAAGAAACCCCGCTGGATGGCGAAACGGTCCAGGTTCCTGTTTCATTTGGCAGCGGCGTATTGGCTGTAAGCCGGTAACGCCCCGCACAAATGGTGGCATTTGGGCCGGTAGTGGCTATGGTAGGTACGGCTGTGGTAACTGATACATACATGGTATCGGTTTTGGCCGGGCAGTTTTTTCCACCCGATAAATTGAGGCGCATTGCATACACCCCCATTTGTAAGCCACTCATATTGGGCGTTAGTGTAGCGGATCCTGTCACGGTAGCTGTATTAGGGCCGCTTATTTGTGTCCATACATAGCTGCCGGGTGCAGTAGTAGCACCAATTGGTGTAGCCGTAAGGGTATTGCAGGGCAAAATGATATCGCTGCCAGCATTTACCAAACCCGGAGTACGAGAAATAGTTACTGCAATGTCGCGGAATACAGAACCGCAGGCGGTACGGTACTCCATACGGTAAACATACGTACCAGGCAAAGTCATGGCAGATACTTTCCACCTTTCGGTACGTATACCAGCAGCAGCTGTAGAAATATTGTCGTAAGCCAAAGTACCGACTGCTGCCGGACCCGAAATGCGAATGCCCGTACGGGTGATAGTATTGGTAATGCTTACCGCATCGGTAAACGTAACATTGAAAGTGGCAAAGGTATCATTGCACGCCAATTCAAGATTGGCGGGTTCGCTCAGGTTATCTATGGACGGCGCCCGATACACTGTATGGGTACGAAAGGCCGTACATCCGTCTGAATTTGTTTTCGTGTATCGAAAAGTATAAGGAAATGTACCATTCATACCATTGACAGTAACAGTGGAGCCGGTATTATCAGGCGAAAAAGTAACATTGGGATAAGGCGAAACACCCCCTCCTGTTTGTGACCACACCGCTGTTTCGCCTGCGGCTAATGAGCTGCCGGTAAGAACCTGACTACCGGTGCCCGGTACTGCGCAAATAGTGGTATAGGATACGTTTCCAGAACCAGCATTGGGAGCGACACTAATATTCTGCACGTTAATGACCATATCGTCGGTTCCATTCTGACAGGGTCCACTCACCGTCCAACGCAACGTATAGGTACCCGGTGTTAAGCCCGACAATGTAGAAGTAGCACTATTGATGTTGCTAAAAGCAGGTGTGTTCGGACCACTGATAACGCTCCAAACACCCGTTTGAATGGGACTGAGGCCAGGTGAAGACCCTGCCAAAGTGGTAGTAGTACCCGCACAACTACGGGTTTGGTCGGTACCGGCATTCACTGCTGCTGGCACTACCACGTTTAGCAGCATTTGGTCGTTTACACTACAATAGCCGTTGGAAATAGTCCAGGTAAGTGTACGAACCCCACCGCCTGCTGCAGGCGTATATGTAGCATTGGGTGTATTGGCATTGGGCGAAAATGTACCGCCGGTAGGGGAAACCGTCCAGGTGCCGGTTAAACCGCTGCCTGGTGTATTACCCGCCAATGTTACCGGGCCTACTGTACAAATCGTTTGATCGGGCCCGGCTAATGCCACAGCCGGTAAGGGTAGCACGGTTACAGCCACCGTGTTTCGGGCCCAAAGGCCATCTACACACTTGGCAGAAAATTCAAACACATAGTTACCAGGTTCTATGCTCGTTACAGTGGTACTAACTTGCCGTTGGTGAGGTAATGCTGGCCGCTGGCCCCGATAATTTTGTCCACTGATAAGCAGGCGGCACAAATTGCGGACTACCAGGCGTGCCGGTCAAGGTCAATGTTTGGTTAACACATATTGTTTGATCAAGCCCCGCATTTACGGCGCAGTTCTGCCCCCAAACGGATGTCATAAGGAATACCAGCGTGGTAGTCAGGACGGATACAAAAAAACGATTCATGGCATAGAGATTAAGCTTAATAAAATCTTTCATTTCTCTATACAAGAGAAATGTTGAACAGCTTCTGACTGATTGATCCGGATAGTATAAAGGCAAAGACAAATTGTACAAGATGACGTAATGGCAATTACGAAGAGCTGTATAATGCCTTGCTTATAGTATTTAAAATTACAAGCAATGTAGTTTCACAAACATGAAGTAAGTCATGCTTTGGTTGTCTAAAAATAGTCTACCCTAAGAATTTATCTCCTGTTAGGCAGGCACACAAAAAAGCCCCAGTTTCCTGAGGCTTTTTGCGGACCGGACGGGTGCCATTTTGGCTTTATTTAGCTTAACTTATTTTTACTAAAATTTACCGTAAACGCTTGTAATTCAGCTGTTTGCGGAACATACCTGTGAGTAATTAGTAAAGGCTGGTAAAAGCTGGTACAGATATTTTTGACCCCAAAATTGACCCCAAAAATTTCTGAACTATGGCAACCATCAACTTTTACCTGAAAGATGCAGACAAGAAAAACATGCATCCGGTGATACTGGTGTATCAAGACAAAGGCGAGAAAGTAAAACATGCAACCAAGCTAAAAGTACGAAAAGAAGAATGGAAGAACCAGCGGGTATTTACCACAGACAAAACCCGCCTTAAAGAAGTGAAGCAGATAAACGCCATTTTGGAAGACCTGAAAAATGAGTTTGAAGAAATAGAGCGGCAAGCCCTGTTTAACAGGGTAGAGCTGACCCCTGCGGAAGTGCTGGCCATCTACAAAGAGAAACATGCACCAGTAGTGCCAACAACCACGGGAGCAAAAACCAATCCCTTTAAAGCCTTGTACAAACAATTTATTGAGAGTAACAAGGCCACCAAAAGCAAAGCCACCATCAATTCCTATGGCGATACACTGGCCAAGCTGGAACTATTTGAAGCCATGAAGGGGGGAGAAAGTTTGGCTGGAAAGGATAGACCAAGCCTTTTACCAGCGGTTTCTCAACTTTCTGATAATGGACATGCAATACCTAAACAATACGGTGGGCAAGCATATTAAAACGCTCAAAGTGTTTATCAATTATTTGAGCGACAACAACCTGCTGCCCAATCCCATAGACGTTAGGAAGTTTAAGGTATTGAGAGAGGAACCCGATGTAATACACCTGACAGAAGAAGAACTGCTGGCCATTTACCACTGCAAGAACCTGACACAGGAACAGGAATGGGCAAAGGATAATTTCTGCTTTAGCTGTTTTACTGGCCTTCGCTATTCAGATAATATAAAGGTAGACCGGAGCCACATAAAAGATAACATGATTGAAATACGCACTACCAAAACAAAGAAGGCCATTTTTATTCCGCTCAATCCTTTTGCTAAGGAGATTATTAAAAAGTACGACAACCCCAACAGCAACAGGCCACTGCCGCCAGTGATGCACAATGTAACCGCCAACGCTCTGCTGAAAGAAATAGCCAAGGCTGCCGGACTTAATGAGCAGGTAAGGCTCGAAAGATTTAGCGGCTCCCGAAGAATAGTAGAATATAAAACCAAGTGGGAGCTGGTATGCACCCACACTGCCCGCCGCACCTTCATTACCTTATCCATAGAAAAGGGCATGCAAAGCGAGGTGATAATGGATGTAACGGGCATCAGCAGCCATAAGATTTTTAAACGCTATCTGAACATTACCAACAAGACCAGATTTGTGCAAATGCATGATGCATGGGGCACACTGGGTGCAAAGCTCACTGGCTAAAAAAATATTGCAGCCGATAGCCGCATTTACTTAGTTTTACCAAACCTGCAAAAGCAGGTGTTTTCTTCCCCATTTGGGGCTCTACTTGAAACCTTTGGGTTTCGTCTTATTTCTCTCCCTTTTTATTGTCTTACCCTTCGTGGTGTATACTGTGCTATTGTACTTGTACGCTTGTACTATTCTTTGGCTTAGGCCAGTAAACACAAACATTTTATAAGTATGACAACATGCAAGACCCCATTTTGGCCATGCGCCAAAGCGAATTGAAAGAGCTGATTAATACCATTTTTCAGCAGCACATTACCACCATTATTGAAGCCTTTAGAATGGAACTGGGCAACGTCAATTTTGAAAAGCCAACCCAGTATAAAACCGTAAAGGAAGTAATGGAAATGTTCCAGGTAACAAAGCCAACGGTATACAGTTGGGTAAAAAAGAACATAATTAAAGCCGAGAAAATCGGCAACAGAACACTGTTTAAGCTGGAAGAGTTGCAAAAAGCTTTATCAGCAGAAAACTTTTACATGCCGCCCGAAAAGCAGGCTGGCTTTATGGCTTTAAAGCCCCCTGTAGTGAACAAGAAGCCTTTCCACAAATTTGAGACCGTTAAAAACCGGAACATTTGGCCGCAGCGGCAGAAACAGCTGGAAGATTTTCAACGGATTAACGCCCCTTTTGATGATGGCGACTTTAATCTTGAAGATTTAGACCTTGATGAATTTACCAAGGATTAACCCCGTTTTACACAAAGGCACGTTTCTACGTGCCTTTTTATTTATTTTCATACCCTAACGTTACACCCATGAACCTATCGCTGAATGAAATAAAGACAAGGGCAACCGCCTTTGCCAAAGACTGGGAGCAGACCGAAGGACGAGAAGAAGCAGACGCCAAAGAATTTCTGATTGACTTTCTCAACATTTTTGGCATCAGCCGAAAGCGGGTAGCCACATTTGAGCACCGTGTAAAAAAGCTGAGTGAAGCCGACGGCTATATAGACCTGCTCTGGAAAGGCCGCCTGCTGGTAGAAATGAAAAGCAAGGGCAAAGACCTGAGCAAAGCCTATACACAGGCCAAAGAATATTGCCACGGACTGAAAGAGCACGAACTGCCGGAGCTGATAATGGTATCCGACTTTTACCATGTTAAAGTGTACGATACCGATGGACAGGAAACGGCATTTACCCTGCCGCAACTGCTGCAATACATAACCGTTTTTTATCCGCTGGCAGGCATACAAAAAAGAACCTTTGCCGACCAAGACCCCGTAAACATTAAAGCCGCCGAGCTCATGGGCCAGCTGCACGATGAGCTGAAAGCCATTGGCTACGAAGGGCACCCGCTGGAGCTGTATCTGGTGCGGTTGCTCTTTCTGCTGTTTGCCGATGATACCAGCATTTTTGAGCGGGGCATATTCCAGGAATATATAGACCGCAAAACCAACGAAGACGGCAGCGATTTGGCCATGCACCTGCATGCCCTGTTTGGAGTGCTCAATACGCCACCCGATAAACGCCTGAAAACGCTGGACGAGCACCTGATGCAGTTTCCCTATGTAAATGGTAAACTGTTTGAAGAAAACCTGCCTGTGGCTGCCTTTAGCAGTAGTATGCGCCGCCTGCTGCTGCAATGCTGTACGCTGGACTGGGGCAAAATAAGCCCCGCCATTTTTGGCTCTCTCTTTCAAAGTGTGATGGACCCCACAGAACGCCGCAACCTGGGGGCACACTACACCAGCGAAAAAAACATATTGAAAGTAATACAGCCGCTTTTTTTGGATGAGCTGAAAGCGGAACATGGCAACATACGGCACGATAAAAACAAACTGAAAAAGCTGCACCAGCGCATCAGCCAGCTGCGCTTTTTAGACCCCGCCTGTGGCTGTGGCAACTTTCTGATAATTGCCTACCGTGAGCTGCGCCTGCTGGAAATGGACATTGTAAAAGACCTGCTGCAAGGGCAGATTGTAACCGATATTGGCAGCTATTTTTTGCTGGATGTAGACCAGTTTTATGGCATTGAGTACGAAGAATTTCCGGCACAGATAGCACAGGTAGCCATGTGGCTGATGGACCACCAAATGAACCTGCAGGCCAGCCAAACCTTTGGCGAATATTATGTACGCCTGCCGCTGCGCAAAAGTGCTACCATAGTACACGGCAATGCCTTGCGGATAGACTGGCAAAGCATTATCAAAACCATGCCTTGGGATGCCAACGGGGCAAGGTTTGATTATATCATGGGGAATCCGCCTTTTTAGGTAAGCAATACCAAACTAAAGAGCAAAAAGATGATATAGATTTTGTATTTGGAAAGGTTGATGGTTCAGGTTTACTTGATTATGTAGCGAGTTGGTATAAACTAGCTTCAAAATACATAGGAATGGTAAATCAAGGTGTGAAGAATGGAACAGTAGTAGCATTTGTAAGTACGAATTCAATATGTCAAGGAGAGCAGGTTGGTGTGCTTTGGAATGAGCTATTTTCAAAACACCAGATTAAAATACATTTTGCATACAGAAGTTTTAAATGGGGAAATGAAGCAAAGGCAAATGCTGCTGTACATGTTGTGATTATCGGTTTTTCAAATTTTGATATTCCAGATAAAAGGATAATCGAATCAGATGTAAAAAATGGAGAAGAGCTTGTTTTGAAGTCTCGAAACATTAATCCTTATTTGGTTTCAGGAAGGGATTCCTTTTTGGTTAAACGTAGAACGCCAATTTGTAATGTTCAGGAAATGGTATTTGGGAGTATGCCAAATGATGGTGGGCATCTGCTTTTTAATGAGGATGAGAAAAATGAATTTGTGCTAAATGAGCCAAAATCTGAAAAGTATTTTCGAAAGTTTATAGGAGCACAAGAATTTATATCAGGCAAACATAGATGGTGCCTATGGCTAAAAGATGCAGGGCCCAATGAACTCAAGTCAATGCCTTTAGTATTGCAAAGGATTGAATTGGTGAAACATTCTCGTTTATCCAGCAAACGTCCAAGCACTCAAAAATTAGCAGCCTTCCCAAGTTTATTCGGTGAAATTAGACAGCCAAAATCTGATTATATCGTATTCCCTGAAGTTTCATCAGAAAGAAGAAACTATATCCCTGTGGGATTTATGACTGCAGATGTAATAACAAGCAATAAGAATTATACGATTGATAACGGTTCAAATTTTTCATTTGGAATTTTAAGTAGTTCAATGCACATGAGTTGGGTCAAGAATGTGGCTGGAAG
The Phnomibacter ginsenosidimutans genome window above contains:
- a CDS encoding PKD domain-containing protein, coding for MFEFSAKCVDGLWARNTVAVTVLPLPAVALAGPDQTICTVGPVTLAGNTPGSGLTGTWTVSPTGGTFSPNANTPNATYTPAAGGGVRTLTWTISNGYCSVNDQMLLNVVVPAAVNAGTDQTRSCAGTTTTLAGSSPGLSPIQTGVWSVISGPNTPAFSNINSATSTLSGLTPGTYTLRWTVSGPCQNGTDDMVINVQNISVAPNAGSGNVSYTTICAVPGTGSQVLTGSSLAAGETAVWSQTGGGVSPYPNVTFSPDNTGSTVTVNGMNGTFPYTFRYTKTNSDGCTAFRTHTVYRAPSIDNLSEPANLELACNDTFATFNVTFTDAVSITNTITRTGIRISGPAAVGTLAYDNISTAAAGIRTERWKVSAMTLPGTYVYRMEYRTACGSVFRDIAVTISRTPGLVNAGSDIILPCNTLTATPIGATTAPGSYVWTQISGPNTATVTGSATLTPNMSGLQMGVYAMRLNLSGGKNCPAKTDTMYVSVTTAVPTIATTGPNATICAGRYRLTANTPLPNETGTWTVSPSSGVSFLPNANTPNAIAAGLLSNTSYTFTWTVSNTCGSVNSAQTLVTTAASAPPLPDAGTNVCLATSATSTTISGNDAAGATITWTPLTAGSSVVNAASRNTQANFTGGPGTYLFEYQLSTAGCAPLADTLVVTINSTPYTAAAGADQDLCLPTLPGSVTLTGSPAAPTGATAQWAQLSGPNLATLNNATATTCDMGNLASGIYEFEYRITSGICATSADVVVLRIAQPPSVADAGADVSLCNATTATLAALSAVAPTSGTGYWQALSGPTGTTTPTISSALTTNTNVSNLTQGTYTMRWTVSTSPSCATSTDDVNISVVAQANAGADQNFCNSPSAALTGSANSSGTWSQVSGPAGATISSNGPNTAVVTGLAGASPSAVYTFRYTLPEVGSCLASTDDMLVTVYPAPSAADAGANVEVCTGVSSVTLTGNVPAFGTGSWVRVSGPNTPVAGANNGQYVDTLLTGLVAGAYLYQYEVKTHSSCVASIDQVYIYKEIAANAGTDAALCNVSTTSLTGSTPAINTGVWALVSGPNTPVIANANSPQTNLSGLIPGTYLFNWTIGSGGACGANTDEVQVRIDAPVTSADAGADVSSCQGSLAAFPIGSAAVGGLTYQWSPATLLSDPNIAQPNFTGVNNSGTFTYAVRVVNGTCEAIDEITIVMKPKPNVVIQTTAGICGATYTATDLGAGVALPVTYAWTFGTKPHSKPSFGNRCGTPCSGLYHFGPQNHHAYHYFCRWMCQYW
- a CDS encoding site-specific integrase, with product MQYLNNTVGKHIKTLKVFINYLSDNNLLPNPIDVRKFKVLREEPDVIHLTEEELLAIYHCKNLTQEQEWAKDNFCFSCFTGLRYSDNIKVDRSHIKDNMIEIRTTKTKKAIFIPLNPFAKEIIKKYDNPNSNRPLPPVMHNVTANALLKEIAKAAGLNEQVRLERFSGSRRIVEYKTKWELVCTHTARRTFITLSIEKGMQSEVIMDVTGISSHKIFKRYLNITNKTRFVQMHDAWGTLGAKLTG
- a CDS encoding helix-turn-helix domain-containing protein; this encodes MQDPILAMRQSELKELINTIFQQHITTIIEAFRMELGNVNFEKPTQYKTVKEVMEMFQVTKPTVYSWVKKNIIKAEKIGNRTLFKLEELQKALSAENFYMPPEKQAGFMALKPPVVNKKPFHKFETVKNRNIWPQRQKQLEDFQRINAPFDDGDFNLEDLDLDEFTKD